Proteins encoded together in one Mus musculus strain C57BL/6J chromosome 16, GRCm38.p6 C57BL/6J window:
- the Upk1b gene encoding uroplakin-1b gives MAKDDSTVRCFQGLLIFGHVIVGMCGIALTAECIFFVSDQHSLYPLLEATNNDDIFGAAWIGMFVGICLFCLSVLAIVGIMKSNRKILLAYFIMMFIVYGFEVASCITAATQRDFFTTNLFLKQMLMRYQNNSPPTNDDEWKNNGVTKTWDRLMLQDHCCGVNGPSDWQKYTSAFRVENNDADYPWPRQCCVMDKLKEPLNLDACKLGVPGYYHSQGCYELISGPMDRHAWGVAWFGFAILCWTFWVLLGTMFYWSRIEY, from the exons ATGGCCAAAGACGATTCCACTGTTCGTTGCTTCCAGGGCCTGTTGATTTTTGGACACGTAATTGTTGGT ATGTGTGGCATCGCCCTGACAGCAGAGTGTATCTTCTTTGTATCTGACCAACACAGTCTTTACCCACTTCTCGAAGCCACCAACAATGATGATATCTTCGGGGCAGCTTGGATAGGCATGTTCGTGGGCATCTGCCTCTTCTGCTTGTCCGTTCTAGCCATAGTAGGAATTATGAAGTCCAACAGGAAAATCCTCTTGGCG TACTTCATCATGATGTTTATAGTGTACGGTTTTGAAGTGGCATCTTGCATCACAGCAGCAACACAACGCGACTTT TTCACAACCAACCTCTTCCtgaagcagatgctgatgaggtaTCAAAACAACAGTCCCCCAACCAATGACGACGAATGGAAGAACAACGGGGTCACCAAGACCTGGGATAGGCTCATGCTGCAG GACCACTGCTGTGGTGTAAACGGTCCGTCAGACTGGCAGAAATACACCTCTGCCTTCCGGGTGGAGAATAACGATGCTGACTACCCCTGGCCTCGGCAGTGCTGCGTCATGGACAAGCTTAAAGAGCCTCTCAACCTGGACGCTTGCAAACTTGGAGTGCCTGGTTATTACCACAGTCAG GGCTGCTATGAACTGATCTCTGGACCAATGGACCGGCATGCCTGGGGAGTTGCCTGGTTTGGATTTGCCATCCTCTGCTGGACT TTTTGGGTTCTCCTGGGCACCATGTTCTACTGGAGCAGAATTGAATATTAA